Proteins encoded together in one Falco peregrinus isolate bFalPer1 chromosome 2, bFalPer1.pri, whole genome shotgun sequence window:
- the PRKRIP1 gene encoding PRKR-interacting protein 1, which produces MAAPSAPRPPRPRKEPQPLVIPRSAAEEQRLRLERLMRNPEKTVPIPEKLNEWAPRPPPEFVRDVMGSSAGAGSGEFHVYRHLRRREYQRQDFMDAMAEKQRLDEEFQKKLERNKMIAEEQTAKRRRKRQKLKEKKLQAKKNKLEQKKREKEPDQSQEQVSSEDDEEDSKEEEEKEDDAEEPSFVMGRG; this is translated from the exons ATGGCGGCACCCtcggccccgcggccgccccggccccgcaaGGAGCCGCAGCCGCTCGTCATCCCGCGCAGCGCCGCCGAGGAGCAGCGCCTCCGCCTCGAGCGGCTCATGAGGAACCCG GAAAAGACTGTACCAATTCCTGAAAAACTGAATGAATGGGCACCACGACCTCCTCCGGAGTTCGTTAGAGATGTGATGG GTtccagtgctggagctgggagtgGGGAGTTTCATGTGTACCGGCATCTCCGTCGGCGAGAGTACCAGAGGCAAGATTTCATGGATGCCATGGCGGAGAAG CAAAGACTAGATGAGGAATTCCAGAAGAAACTGGAGAGGAATAAGATGATTGCAGaagaacaaacagcaaaacGCAGAAGGAAGCG CCAGAagttaaaagagaagaaactgcaagctaagaaaaataaacttgaacAAAAGAAGCGGGAAAAAG aaCCTGATCAATCTCAAGAGCAAGTCAGCAGCGAAGATGATGAAGAGGAtagcaaggaggaggaagagaaggaagatgatGCTGAAGAGCCGAGTTTTGTCATGGGAAGAGGATGA